A single Candidatus Korarchaeota archaeon NZ13-K DNA region contains:
- a CDS encoding DJ-1/PfpI family protein has protein sequence MTKRVLIVAGDAVEAQELFYPYWRLKEEGFEVHVAAPARKTLMTVVHDFEPGWETYTEKPGYRFVWVDKEFKEVKPEEYDGLVIPGGRAPEYIRLDPDLERIVRHFMEKKKPLAAICHGPLVLTAYKLIEPGMNVTSYIAVAPDLKAQGANWHDKEVVVCRGHIVTARAWPDLPAWMREFIRILRER, from the coding sequence ATGACCAAGAGGGTCCTCATAGTCGCTGGTGATGCCGTGGAGGCCCAGGAGCTCTTCTACCCTTACTGGCGCCTCAAGGAGGAGGGCTTTGAGGTGCATGTCGCCGCGCCCGCTAGGAAGACGCTCATGACGGTCGTCCATGACTTCGAGCCGGGTTGGGAGACTTACACGGAGAAGCCCGGTTACAGGTTCGTCTGGGTGGACAAGGAGTTCAAGGAGGTGAAGCCGGAGGAGTATGATGGCCTCGTCATACCGGGGGGCAGGGCCCCCGAGTACATAAGGCTGGACCCCGACCTGGAGAGGATAGTGAGGCACTTCATGGAGAAAAAGAAGCCACTGGCCGCCATATGCCACGGTCCCCTGGTCCTGACAGCATACAAGCTAATAGAGCCGGGCATGAACGTGACCTCATACATAGCTGTAGCCCCCGATCTCAAGGCGCAGGGGGCCAACTGGCACGACAAGGAGGTGGTTGTATGCAGGGGCCACATAGTCACAGCTAGAGCCTGGCCGGACCTGCCGGCCTGGATGAGGGAGTTCATAAGGATCCTGAGGGAGAGGTGA